From the Serinus canaria isolate serCan28SL12 chromosome 21, serCan2020, whole genome shotgun sequence genome, one window contains:
- the LOC115484439 gene encoding forkhead box protein E3-like — translation MAESDPGERLAAGTEPGTGPGTGQGTAPGTEPITEPGTEPGTAGELQRPPYSFVALITMAIRASPEQRLPLSGIYAYIAERFPFYRGPGRQWQNSVRHNLSLNPCFRRLPCRHGRAGEWVLDPAFQDMFPGGNYRRRRRRLCRRPAASPPPPAGVPAGPAAPRAPPPSEIPPDPAAPWLPPPSGVPRGPAEPPQLPEIRPGPAALWPPPPCPVPPGWQQGPWAALVLPRRCPELPARSPAVPPGLPLPAWALRPAELDTAVTCDLGARLSPAFR, via the coding sequence ATGGCCGAGAGCGACCCCGGCGAGCGGCTGGCGGCGGGCACGGAGCCTGGCACCGGGCCGGGCACCGGGCAGGGCACCGCGCCGGGCACCGAGCCCATCACCGAGCCGGGGACCGAGCCAGGCACGGCGGGGGAGCTACAGAGACCTCCCTACTCGTTCGTGGCGCTGATCACCATGGCCATCCGGGCCAGCCCGGAGCAGCGGCTACCTCTGAGCGGCATCTACGCCTACATCGCGGAGCGCTTCCCCTTCTACCGCGGCCCCGGCCGCCAGTGGCAGAACAGCGTCCGCCACAACCTCAGCCTCAACCCCTGCTTCCGACGGCTGCCCTGCCGCCACGGCCGCGCCGGCGAGTGGGTGCTGGACCCCGCTTTCCAGGACATGTTCCCGGGGGGGAATtaccgccgccgccgccgccgcctctgCCGCCGCCCGGCCGCAtcgcccccgccgcccgccggggTCCCCGcgggccccgccgcgccccgggccccgccgccctcCGAGATACCCCCGGACCCCGCCGCGCCCTGGCTCCCGCCGCCCTCCGGGGTCCCCCGgggccccgccgagcccccgCAGCTCCCCGAGATccgcccgggccccgccgcTCTGTGGCCCCCGCCGCCCTGCCCGGTGCCGccgggctggcagcaggggccCTGGGCAGCGCTGGTGCTGCCCCGCCGGTGCCCGGAGCTGCCGGCCCGGAGCCCGGCCGTACCCCCAGGGCTGCCGCTCCCCGCCTGGGCGCTGCGCCCTGCCGAGCTGGACACGGCGGTGACCTGCGACCTGGGGGCCAGGCTGTCCCCCGCCTTCCGATGA